One Leptolyngbyaceae cyanobacterium genomic window carries:
- the lptB gene encoding LPS export ABC transporter ATP-binding protein: MKIVLENIHKSYGKRLIVNRVNLSVGQGEVVGLLGPNGAGKTTTFYIATGLEKPNQGTVWLDDLDITEIPIHQRARLGIGYLAQEASIFRNLTVQENILLVLEQTNVPPRERKARIQELLQDFRLERVAHTKGILVSGGERRRTELARALAAGKDGPKFLFLDEPFAGVDPIAVAEIQEIVAQLRDRQIGILITDHNVRETLAITDRAYIMRDGQILASGSADELYSNPLVRQYYLGDNFQI; encoded by the coding sequence GTGAAAATTGTTTTGGAAAATATTCACAAATCTTACGGCAAGCGCCTGATTGTCAATCGAGTAAACCTCTCTGTTGGCCAAGGGGAAGTAGTCGGACTACTTGGCCCAAACGGGGCTGGGAAAACTACCACTTTCTACATTGCCACGGGTTTAGAGAAACCGAATCAGGGTACGGTTTGGCTGGATGACTTAGATATCACCGAGATACCAATTCATCAAAGGGCGAGATTAGGCATCGGATATCTAGCCCAAGAAGCCAGTATTTTTCGCAATTTAACCGTGCAGGAAAATATCTTGCTGGTGTTGGAACAAACTAATGTACCTCCTAGAGAAAGAAAGGCACGCATTCAGGAATTGTTGCAGGATTTTCGTTTGGAAAGAGTTGCCCATACGAAAGGCATTTTAGTTTCTGGGGGAGAAAGGCGACGCACTGAATTAGCGAGGGCGTTAGCGGCAGGAAAAGATGGCCCGAAATTTTTGTTTTTAGATGAACCGTTTGCTGGTGTTGACCCGATTGCGGTGGCGGAAATCCAGGAAATTGTGGCGCAGTTGCGCGATCGTCAAATTGGTATCTTAATCACAGATCATAACGTTCGAGAAACCCTCGCCATCACAGACCGGGCTTACATCATGCGAGACGGACAAATTTTAGCTTCAGGCAGTGCAGACGAACTCTACAGCAATCCGCTAGTAAGGCAATACTATTTGGGAGATAACTTTCAAATTTGA